In Fibrobacter sp., the following are encoded in one genomic region:
- a CDS encoding MotA/TolQ/ExbB proton channel family protein: MFLYSFNTSQAGWVFMWVILATGVFALAISIERFFFLMGRTGFRVEAWVKEVIGFIQKDEIQSAQRLIDKSGKMALGQVFKAAISESGSGAERIRNAVDESSLKVIPQLEKRTGFLGTIGNIATLLGLMGTIYGLIIAFAAVGKPGIDPAEKSTLLAQGIAAAMNTTYLGLLIAIP, from the coding sequence ATGTTTCTTTACTCTTTTAATACCTCTCAGGCTGGCTGGGTTTTCATGTGGGTCATTCTTGCCACAGGGGTTTTCGCTCTTGCGATTTCAATCGAGAGATTTTTTTTCCTGATGGGCCGCACCGGATTCCGCGTAGAGGCATGGGTAAAGGAAGTCATCGGGTTTATCCAGAAGGATGAGATTCAGTCTGCTCAGCGTCTGATCGACAAATCCGGCAAGATGGCTCTGGGGCAGGTGTTCAAAGCCGCAATCTCCGAATCCGGTTCTGGTGCTGAACGGATCAGAAACGCTGTTGATGAATCCTCTTTGAAAGTTATTCCTCAGCTTGAGAAGAGGACTGGTTTTTTGGGCACAATCGGAAATATCGCTACTCTTCTTGGATTGATGGGAACTATATATGGACTTATCATCGCTTTTGCGGCAGTAGGTAAACCAGGTATCGACCCGGCAGAAAAATCCACTCTTCTGGCACAGGGTATAGCTGCTGCTATGAATACCACCTATCTTGGTCTCCTGATTGCCATTCCCTAG
- a CDS encoding SIS domain-containing protein, with product MGEMLKRAKEIIEAEAEALRCIPLDDSFEIAVNTLYNCKGKIITTGMGKAGHIARKIAGTLCSTGTSASFLHPGEAAHGDLGLLAANDVILAFSTSGKTREVIEMLELAHHFGIDKIIGITSHPDSVIRSLCNIIINMGEITEPCPLGLTPTSSTTAMLAIGDALALVLMEKKRFTRQQYGLRHHGGYLGQKARQTAISELQDAS from the coding sequence ATGGGTGAGATGCTGAAACGCGCAAAGGAAATTATCGAAGCTGAAGCAGAAGCACTGAGATGCATTCCACTGGACGATAGTTTTGAAATAGCGGTGAATACGCTTTATAACTGCAAAGGGAAAATCATAACTACAGGAATGGGAAAAGCAGGGCACATTGCACGTAAAATAGCCGGGACACTGTGCTCCACAGGTACTTCTGCCTCTTTTCTGCATCCAGGCGAAGCAGCACACGGAGACCTGGGCCTGCTTGCAGCCAATGATGTCATACTGGCTTTTTCCACCAGTGGAAAAACACGTGAAGTAATAGAGATGCTTGAACTGGCCCATCATTTTGGAATCGATAAGATTATCGGAATCACCTCACACCCGGATTCAGTTATTCGTTCCCTCTGCAATATCATCATCAATATGGGCGAAATAACTGAGCCATGTCCCCTGGGACTTACCCCGACCTCAAGCACTACTGCCATGCTTGCAATTGGTGATGCGCTGGCTCTGGTATTGATGGAGAAGAAGCGCTTCACCAGGCAACAATACGGCCTGAGGCATCATGGAGGGTACCTGGGACAGAAGGCTCGCCAGACCGCCATCAGCGAACTTCAGGATGCCTCCTGA